A single genomic interval of SAR324 cluster bacterium harbors:
- a CDS encoding Gfo/Idh/MocA family oxidoreductase has translation MATQRIGIIMHGVTGRMGYNQHLIRSIQAIIQDGGLVLSNGDRLLPDPILVGRNAKKMEALAKEQGIARWSDSIEQCLANTEDTLFFDAGTTQMRSDLLSQAIRAGKHIYCEKPSADTLENALAVARLAREKGVKHGVVQDKLFLPGLLKLKSLINSGYFGRILSVRGEFGYWVFEGDWRKAQRPSWNYRKADGGGIILDMLCHWRYVMDNLFGSVQSVSCLGARHIPERWDEQGQHYQADADDAAYATFQLTGGIVAQINSSWCTRVKRDELVMFHVDGTHGSAVAGLTSCVTQHRVNTPKPVWNPDVPNPIDFQACWETVPDVEVFGNGFRVQWEMFLRHVAEDAPWKYDLMAGARGVQLAELGMQSWAERRWLDVPDLEA, from the coding sequence ATGGCTACTCAGCGAATTGGCATCATCATGCACGGGGTCACCGGAAGAATGGGGTACAATCAGCACCTGATCCGTTCTATCCAAGCGATTATTCAAGATGGTGGGTTAGTGCTTTCAAATGGGGACCGACTGCTTCCTGATCCAATTCTTGTAGGCCGCAACGCTAAGAAAATGGAGGCACTTGCCAAGGAACAAGGCATTGCTCGCTGGTCTGATAGCATTGAACAGTGTCTAGCAAATACTGAAGATACGCTATTCTTCGATGCAGGGACTACTCAGATGCGTTCTGACCTATTGAGCCAGGCCATCCGGGCTGGTAAACACATTTATTGTGAAAAACCCAGCGCAGACACACTGGAAAATGCCCTTGCAGTAGCTCGTTTGGCTCGTGAAAAGGGAGTTAAACATGGAGTAGTGCAGGATAAGCTCTTCCTACCAGGACTCCTCAAATTGAAATCATTGATTAATAGCGGTTACTTCGGTCGGATTCTCTCTGTGCGTGGAGAATTTGGCTATTGGGTTTTTGAAGGTGATTGGCGAAAGGCTCAGCGACCCTCTTGGAATTACCGCAAGGCCGATGGAGGTGGAATTATTTTGGACATGCTCTGTCATTGGCGCTACGTGATGGATAATCTTTTCGGTTCGGTTCAGTCCGTTTCCTGTTTGGGAGCTCGGCATATTCCCGAACGTTGGGATGAACAAGGGCAACACTATCAAGCTGATGCTGATGATGCTGCCTATGCCACCTTCCAACTTACTGGAGGAATTGTTGCTCAGATCAATTCCTCGTGGTGCACAAGGGTAAAGCGCGACGAATTGGTTATGTTCCATGTAGATGGCACTCATGGTTCGGCGGTTGCGGGATTAACTTCCTGTGTCACGCAACATCGTGTCAACACCCCCAAACCGGTCTGGAATCCAGATGTGCCTAACCCGATTGATTTTCAAGCATGCTGGGAAACGGTGCCTGATGTTGAGGTCTTTGGCAATGGTTTCCGTGTGCAATGGGAGATGTTCCTGCGTCATGTGGCGGAAGATGCTCCCTGGAAATATGATCTGATGGCTGGGGCTCGAGGTGTTCAGTTGGCAGAACTAGGTATGCAAAGCTGGGCAGAGCGACGCTGGTTGGATGTCCCAGATCTGGAGGCCTGA
- a CDS encoding Gfo/Idh/MocA family oxidoreductase — protein sequence MRRVRVALVGTGVGTKHARMYQTLPDLYEVTAVCEIDEQRRNEFVEQIRVGYQTNRLEDLFSQDLDLIDICTPSALHFSQATAALQAGFHVVLEKPVARSLSEMDELERVEQQSGKRLFPIFQYRFGHGIQKLHHLISKGLVGSPSIATAETHWLRGEAYYSRGMWRSTWDGAAGGSFATHAIHIHDLLCQVLGDPATVFAQASNCVNGYETEDLGVVLMNFSNGAIASSSVTLGSTEQMSRLRFCFAGLTAEGGRDPYNPGHEPWTFSHVDPDQQARINDELADFPPRPERFPGQFLRIYEALAGKGQTPVSLADARRSIELLTAAYWSVKTGEIVQLPLSSNHPFYSGWIEMMKQEFGKTQS from the coding sequence TTGAGACGTGTACGAGTGGCACTGGTGGGTACGGGTGTGGGAACAAAACACGCCAGGATGTATCAAACGTTGCCCGACCTCTATGAAGTGACAGCGGTCTGTGAAATTGATGAACAACGTCGCAATGAATTTGTAGAACAGATCAGAGTCGGTTATCAAACAAACCGACTGGAGGATCTTTTTTCTCAAGATCTAGATTTAATTGATATTTGTACGCCTTCTGCGCTTCATTTTTCGCAAGCCACTGCAGCTCTCCAAGCAGGTTTCCACGTTGTTCTTGAAAAGCCGGTTGCTCGTTCGCTTTCAGAAATGGACGAACTGGAAAGAGTAGAGCAGCAATCAGGAAAACGCCTCTTCCCGATTTTTCAATACCGATTTGGCCACGGGATTCAAAAGCTTCATCATTTGATTTCCAAAGGGCTGGTAGGCAGTCCCTCAATCGCAACTGCTGAGACACACTGGTTGCGAGGAGAGGCATATTACAGTCGAGGAATGTGGCGTAGCACATGGGATGGAGCAGCTGGAGGGAGCTTTGCCACTCATGCGATCCACATTCATGATCTGCTCTGCCAGGTACTTGGAGACCCCGCCACTGTGTTTGCTCAAGCTTCAAACTGTGTGAATGGGTATGAAACAGAAGATTTGGGTGTGGTGTTGATGAACTTCAGCAATGGAGCAATAGCCAGTTCATCGGTTACACTAGGCTCAACAGAGCAGATGTCACGCCTGCGTTTCTGCTTTGCTGGCCTTACAGCTGAGGGAGGGAGAGATCCCTACAATCCGGGGCATGAACCATGGACTTTCTCGCATGTTGATCCAGATCAACAAGCTCGGATCAACGATGAACTTGCAGACTTCCCCCCCAGACCTGAAAGATTTCCTGGTCAGTTTCTCCGCATCTATGAGGCTCTTGCCGGCAAAGGACAAACTCCTGTCAGCTTGGCAGATGCCCGCCGATCCATCGAACTACTCACAGCAGCTTATTGGTCTGTTAAGACAGGAGAGATTGTTCAACTGCCACTTTCCAGTAATCATCCCTTCTATTCAGGTTGGATTGAGATGATGAAGCAGGAATTTGGTAAAACTCAGAGTTAG
- a CDS encoding SMP-30/gluconolactonase/LRE family protein: MLRLCFAILALILPFFCTFTKPLSSKTAELARGLHNPRGIVPVATGSLIILEAGTGKTLDGLDSGKISWWRDLNKDDQFDASEESRLREDLYSYNIMEVFNPGRDEVVGPGDGLLRNDHTLIYTRDSGRETTEIVQMDLVDFVEVVLIERPGVVNSITLSSDQQSLYLAESTLNQIGAYHFGAGYEEILLFDVLGHQQQAVPTGLALDSEGNLLVALFSGQLWAYFGETISFMPGDAKIARVDLKTRTYEYLIEGLTTAIDVATHNNGNVYFLELTTAWPTNLISRDFDLHDKHSPPDPGGYVRNSGRLSVLLDGSKESRVLVEGLDLPTNLSILDHQLYISTGQGTPGRRVWSQQGLSEIDGKILNYEIHQ; encoded by the coding sequence GTGCTGAGACTTTGTTTTGCCATTCTGGCACTTATCCTTCCTTTCTTCTGCACCTTCACCAAACCGCTGAGCTCAAAGACTGCTGAACTTGCTCGTGGGCTGCACAATCCGCGTGGAATTGTTCCTGTTGCAACTGGGAGTTTAATTATTTTGGAAGCTGGTACCGGAAAAACACTAGATGGGCTAGATTCTGGAAAAATCAGCTGGTGGCGAGACTTGAACAAGGATGATCAGTTCGATGCTTCAGAAGAGTCACGCCTGCGTGAGGATCTATATTCTTACAACATTATGGAGGTGTTCAACCCAGGAAGGGATGAAGTTGTTGGGCCAGGGGATGGCTTACTCAGGAACGACCATACATTGATCTACACGAGAGATAGCGGCAGAGAAACGACAGAGATTGTCCAAATGGATCTGGTTGATTTCGTGGAGGTTGTTTTGATTGAGCGCCCTGGAGTAGTCAATTCAATTACTCTCTCCTCGGATCAGCAATCTCTATACTTAGCAGAGAGTACGCTCAACCAAATTGGTGCTTACCACTTTGGAGCTGGCTACGAAGAAATCCTGCTTTTCGATGTATTAGGACATCAGCAACAGGCAGTGCCTACAGGCCTGGCGCTGGACTCAGAAGGAAATTTACTGGTTGCCTTGTTTTCGGGTCAGCTCTGGGCTTACTTTGGTGAAACCATCTCTTTCATGCCTGGAGATGCCAAGATCGCGAGGGTAGACCTAAAAACCAGAACTTACGAGTATCTTATTGAAGGTCTTACCACCGCTATCGATGTTGCTACACATAACAATGGCAACGTTTACTTCCTGGAACTGACAACTGCTTGGCCAACTAACCTGATTTCTCGTGATTTTGATCTTCACGATAAACATTCTCCACCAGACCCAGGAGGATATGTTCGCAACTCGGGTAGATTGAGTGTCTTGCTGGATGGATCAAAAGAAAGCCGAGTTTTGGTCGAAGGTCTAGACTTGCCAACGAATCTCTCAATCCTTGATCATCAACTCTACATTTCAACAGGACAAGGGACTCCTGGAAGAAGAGTCTGGTCTCAGCAGGGACTCAGTGAGATTGATGGCAAGATTCTCAATTATGAAATTCACCAATGA
- a CDS encoding Gfo/Idh/MocA family oxidoreductase: MKKCAIVGVGGRHKLFREALVKEYAVNHQLVAICDSNLGRLRYAEQSLKKSNVSVACYLEKDFHKLLRVEKPDILIVTSPDYTHHKYIIAGAKNGCQIISEKPITSSLVKLKKIVTELNKAQTTATITHNYRYSPYRSQVKELLMSGTIGTIKAITFDWHLDRIHGADYFRRWHRYKSNSGGLAVHKATHHFDLINWWIADIPVSAYATGDNHYYNPINAKRLGIKNRGERCKSCLSKNCSFRLKLEATDNLQKLYSDNEHYDGYHRDQCVFDGSIEIEDMIRAEVRYSRGAVLNYGLVAFSPWEGYEISFIGTEGTLSQKYLERSVINGDESSLREGSNVQTSLLIPGKATERIKNPSSAGGHGGADPLMLNHIFADDGSPDPLQRKSNHFSAAWSAITGFAINRSMEKGKVVLIKDLIEDLAIPNELRLN; this comes from the coding sequence ATGAAAAAGTGCGCGATTGTCGGGGTTGGTGGCCGGCACAAACTGTTTCGTGAAGCTCTCGTAAAAGAATATGCTGTCAATCATCAACTGGTGGCTATATGTGATTCTAATCTTGGCAGATTGCGCTATGCAGAACAATCACTGAAGAAGTCTAATGTCTCGGTAGCTTGTTATCTGGAGAAGGATTTTCACAAGCTACTACGAGTCGAAAAACCAGATATTCTCATTGTGACTTCACCTGATTATACTCACCACAAATACATCATTGCAGGAGCAAAAAATGGTTGCCAGATCATCAGTGAGAAACCAATCACCAGCAGCCTGGTGAAACTGAAAAAGATTGTCACAGAACTGAATAAGGCTCAGACAACTGCAACGATCACCCACAATTATCGCTACTCTCCATACCGCTCACAGGTAAAAGAGCTTTTGATGAGTGGTACTATTGGAACTATTAAGGCGATCACCTTTGATTGGCATCTAGATCGAATTCACGGTGCTGATTATTTTCGAAGATGGCATCGCTACAAAAGCAATTCTGGTGGATTGGCTGTGCACAAGGCTACTCACCATTTTGATTTAATCAATTGGTGGATTGCCGATATTCCCGTTTCCGCTTATGCAACAGGGGACAATCATTACTACAATCCAATCAATGCCAAACGTTTAGGGATTAAAAACCGTGGAGAGCGCTGTAAGAGCTGCCTCTCAAAGAATTGTAGCTTTCGGCTGAAACTGGAGGCTACGGACAACTTGCAGAAACTTTACTCGGACAATGAGCATTATGATGGCTATCACAGGGATCAATGTGTTTTTGATGGTAGTATTGAAATTGAAGACATGATTCGTGCAGAGGTGCGCTATTCCAGAGGGGCAGTACTCAACTATGGACTCGTTGCTTTCTCACCCTGGGAGGGTTATGAAATTTCCTTTATTGGTACAGAGGGAACTCTCTCCCAAAAATACTTGGAGCGAAGCGTAATCAACGGGGATGAAAGTTCGCTTCGAGAAGGTAGCAATGTGCAGACATCGCTCCTGATACCAGGGAAAGCCACCGAAAGAATTAAGAATCCAAGCTCTGCTGGTGGCCATGGTGGTGCAGATCCCCTGATGCTGAATCACATCTTTGCTGATGATGGATCCCCAGACCCACTTCAGCGCAAATCCAACCATTTTTCTGCAGCTTGGTCTGCTATCACTGGATTTGCCATCAATCGGTCAATGGAGAAAGGGAAGGTTGTTTTGATCAAAGATCTAATTGAGGATCTAGCTATTCCAAATGAGCTACGTTTGAACTGA
- the ugpC gene encoding sn-glycerol-3-phosphate ABC transporter ATP-binding protein UgpC yields the protein MANILLKNVSKHFDSVRAIDQVNFEVKKGEFLVLVGPSGCGKSTLLRSIAGLETITGGQIHIDDKNVTETHSSKRDLAMVFQSYALYPHMNVYKNLSFGLETMKIPKNVIDERVQKAAQILQIDQLLKRKPKQLSGGQKQRVAIGRAIVREPKAFLFDEPLSNLDADLRVQMRVEIARLQKRLGATTIYVTHDQVEAMTMADRIVVLNGGRVEQIGKPLELYNQPSNVFVASFIGSPRINLIKLSELVELQNAGKAVIPEATLKTFEDKRIEQIGFRPEMVKAETKVSASDLLIHTEVSHMEQLGSEAYIYLETDHNINFVMHNQGQQHFESKTKLAAHIDLGSSHFFDQSGSALVIKNNLV from the coding sequence ATGGCAAACATATTATTGAAAAACGTCAGTAAGCATTTCGATAGTGTGAGAGCCATTGATCAGGTCAATTTTGAGGTCAAAAAGGGTGAATTTCTTGTTTTGGTAGGGCCCTCAGGCTGTGGGAAATCAACCTTACTACGCTCAATTGCAGGGCTAGAAACCATTACAGGAGGCCAGATTCATATTGACGATAAGAATGTCACAGAGACTCATTCTTCAAAGCGTGACCTGGCAATGGTTTTTCAGTCCTATGCTCTCTACCCGCACATGAACGTTTATAAGAATCTATCGTTTGGCTTGGAGACGATGAAAATCCCAAAAAATGTGATAGATGAGCGGGTTCAGAAGGCCGCCCAGATCCTTCAAATTGACCAACTGCTAAAGAGGAAACCCAAGCAGCTCTCAGGAGGGCAAAAACAACGTGTCGCAATTGGTCGAGCGATTGTCAGGGAGCCAAAGGCATTCCTCTTTGATGAACCACTTTCTAATCTGGATGCAGATCTAAGGGTGCAGATGCGGGTGGAGATTGCACGGCTGCAAAAAAGGCTTGGAGCAACCACGATTTACGTAACCCATGATCAGGTCGAGGCCATGACGATGGCTGATCGAATTGTTGTTCTCAATGGCGGAAGAGTGGAGCAGATTGGAAAGCCACTGGAGCTATATAACCAGCCGAGTAATGTTTTCGTTGCTTCCTTCATTGGCTCACCCAGGATCAATCTGATCAAATTGAGTGAACTGGTCGAGCTACAAAACGCTGGGAAAGCAGTTATACCGGAGGCAACGCTTAAAACTTTTGAAGATAAGCGGATTGAGCAAATCGGTTTCCGACCGGAGATGGTGAAGGCTGAGACAAAAGTTTCGGCAAGTGATTTGTTGATTCACACAGAAGTTTCACATATGGAGCAGCTTGGTAGTGAGGCTTACATCTATCTGGAGACAGATCACAACATCAATTTTGTGATGCATAACCAGGGTCAACAACACTTTGAATCCAAAACCAAGTTGGCTGCACATATCGATTTAGGCTCATCACACTTTTTTGATCAATCAGGTTCTGCTTTGGTTATTAAGAATAATTTAGTATGA
- a CDS encoding carbohydrate ABC transporter permease — translation MKQNSLLKHLFLAIASLVMLYPLLWMLSSSFKPESIIFNDLSLWPSQFTFENYPNGWQALRIDFSIFYKNSVIVAVFSVIGNLIACAFTAYAFARLEFNFKRFWFALMMMTLMLPYHVVLIPQYILFLKLGWVNTYYPLIVPKFLAQEAFFIFLMVQFFKQLPRELDESAMMDGCSVFRIFFKIIVPLSTPAFGTAAIFSFYWTWEDFFGPLIYLNDIEKYTVPLALRAFVSAEDLSFYGESFAMSILSLIPVFIFFIIFQRFIVHGIAMSGIKG, via the coding sequence ATGAAGCAGAACAGTCTTCTGAAACACCTTTTTTTAGCCATTGCCTCACTGGTCATGCTCTACCCGTTGTTATGGATGTTGAGCAGTTCTTTCAAACCAGAAAGTATTATTTTCAATGACCTCAGCTTGTGGCCAAGCCAATTCACGTTTGAAAACTATCCCAATGGGTGGCAGGCGCTGAGGATCGATTTTTCTATATTTTATAAAAATTCTGTCATTGTTGCGGTTTTCTCAGTGATTGGGAATCTAATCGCTTGCGCCTTCACAGCATACGCTTTTGCTCGGCTTGAGTTCAACTTTAAGAGATTCTGGTTTGCGTTGATGATGATGACGTTGATGCTCCCTTACCATGTAGTCTTGATCCCACAGTATATTTTGTTTTTAAAACTTGGTTGGGTAAATACTTACTATCCACTCATAGTTCCAAAATTTTTGGCCCAGGAAGCCTTTTTTATTTTTCTGATGGTTCAGTTCTTTAAGCAATTACCACGAGAATTGGATGAATCCGCCATGATGGATGGATGCTCTGTCTTCCGAATTTTCTTCAAAATCATTGTACCCCTCTCAACACCAGCCTTTGGGACGGCAGCAATCTTTTCATTCTATTGGACGTGGGAAGATTTTTTTGGTCCTCTGATTTACCTAAACGATATTGAGAAATACACTGTGCCGCTTGCCCTGCGGGCCTTTGTCAGTGCAGAGGACCTTTCGTTTTATGGTGAATCTTTTGCGATGTCTATTCTATCACTGATTCCAGTGTTTATTTTCTTTATAATCTTTCAAAGATTTATTGTTCATGGTATCGCAATGAGCGGGATCAAGGGTTAG
- a CDS encoding sugar ABC transporter permease — protein MKKENFAAYIFLLPWLVGFFLLTIQPIVSSFYLSLTEYDTVSDPYFIGFEHYEYMFVDDYRFWEALKVTFFYVAVGVPFKLGFALAIALWLNQGVQGLSLYRAVFYLPSLLGSSVAVGILWRQVFHTDGLVNYLLAFLGISGPSWLSDPDTSIYTVILLTIWQFGSPMLIFLAGLRQIPHDLYEASSIDGASKFRQFWKITLPLLAPVIFFNLVLQTIDAFKTFNNVFIISGGNGSPVDSLLFYTLYLYQQGFEFFRMGYASALAWVLLIIISIFTAIYFYTSKYWVYYESEK, from the coding sequence ATGAAAAAAGAGAATTTTGCAGCCTACATTTTTCTGCTGCCATGGTTGGTAGGCTTTTTCTTACTGACGATACAACCAATCGTTTCATCCTTTTACCTGTCACTGACAGAATACGATACGGTTTCAGATCCCTATTTCATTGGATTTGAACACTACGAGTACATGTTCGTTGACGATTATAGGTTCTGGGAAGCTCTCAAGGTAACTTTTTTCTACGTAGCTGTTGGCGTTCCATTCAAATTAGGTTTTGCCCTAGCTATTGCACTCTGGCTGAACCAGGGTGTTCAGGGTCTTAGTCTTTATCGGGCAGTTTTTTACTTACCTTCACTGTTGGGGTCCAGTGTAGCGGTTGGTATCCTTTGGCGGCAGGTCTTCCATACCGATGGCCTTGTCAATTACCTGCTGGCTTTTCTTGGGATTTCCGGACCAAGTTGGCTGTCTGATCCCGATACATCCATTTACACGGTGATTCTACTGACTATTTGGCAATTTGGCTCACCGATGCTGATCTTCCTGGCAGGATTGCGTCAGATCCCTCATGATCTCTATGAAGCATCATCGATTGATGGAGCCTCGAAGTTTCGACAATTCTGGAAAATCACCCTCCCCCTACTTGCTCCTGTCATCTTTTTCAACCTTGTTCTTCAGACCATTGATGCCTTCAAGACATTCAACAATGTCTTCATCATCAGCGGTGGAAATGGTTCTCCAGTTGATTCTTTGTTGTTCTACACGCTCTACCTCTATCAACAAGGTTTTGAATTCTTCAGAATGGGTTACGCTTCTGCGCTCGCTTGGGTTCTCTTAATCATCATCAGTATCTTTACGGCAATTTATTTCTATACTTCCAAGTATTGGGTTTACTACGAAAGTGAGAAGTAG
- a CDS encoding ABC transporter substrate-binding protein, translated as MSNLTRRNFGKLALATSVLALTGANSTKAAGRIRHFWWGNKERDKRTYATIDAFNAAFSDSTVVGETLGWRDYWPKMATQVAGKNMADVIQMDYRYIAEYARRGAIKSLNPHLDRGAIDMSDFAQFSFDGGTVDGQVYGVNIGTNSQFVPYDKTLLDQLGLTFDPYKWNWDDFVKISREVTKNTPDGIYGSVNNGGQEVWLDIWLRQKNKALYDENGDLAFDQKDIEEYWSFWVDCQETGVSWPATEEAASTSMAKSGIPTKKTAFDSYWTNQIVAIQKLTDHQIEMATIPHNPGDSPGMYYKCGQFISMSRDTQDESLSAKYMNFFIRDPRAVGILKLERGVPGTKEMRDFLKPGYSREEAIMVEYLEEIEGRTKKLPPVPPKGAGEIDRAFERYWEGVAFGKTKIASAAKSFYREAERIRRKQG; from the coding sequence ATGAGCAACCTAACAAGGCGAAATTTTGGGAAATTGGCTTTGGCTACATCAGTGCTTGCACTTACAGGAGCCAATTCCACGAAGGCTGCAGGTAGAATTCGGCACTTCTGGTGGGGTAACAAGGAGAGAGACAAGCGAACTTATGCCACGATTGATGCCTTCAATGCAGCTTTTTCAGATTCAACTGTAGTAGGAGAGACACTGGGTTGGAGAGACTATTGGCCAAAAATGGCAACCCAAGTGGCAGGCAAGAATATGGCGGATGTGATCCAGATGGATTACCGCTACATTGCTGAATATGCACGCCGGGGTGCCATTAAATCCCTGAATCCCCATCTTGACAGGGGGGCGATTGATATGTCTGATTTTGCACAGTTCTCTTTCGATGGAGGGACTGTCGATGGCCAGGTCTATGGGGTAAATATCGGAACGAACTCACAATTTGTCCCTTATGACAAAACCCTTCTGGACCAGTTAGGTTTGACCTTTGATCCTTACAAGTGGAATTGGGATGACTTCGTCAAGATTTCAAGAGAAGTAACTAAAAATACACCAGATGGCATTTACGGATCTGTAAACAATGGTGGGCAGGAGGTTTGGTTAGATATTTGGCTCCGTCAAAAAAATAAGGCACTATACGATGAAAATGGGGACTTGGCCTTTGACCAGAAAGACATTGAGGAGTATTGGTCCTTCTGGGTGGACTGCCAAGAGACAGGCGTGAGTTGGCCTGCCACGGAGGAGGCCGCATCCACCTCGATGGCAAAAAGTGGAATTCCAACCAAAAAAACTGCATTTGATAGCTACTGGACAAACCAAATTGTAGCCATTCAAAAGCTGACGGATCATCAGATTGAGATGGCAACAATTCCACACAATCCCGGTGATAGTCCAGGTATGTATTACAAGTGCGGGCAATTCATCAGTATGTCCAGAGATACCCAGGACGAGTCCCTATCGGCAAAATACATGAACTTCTTTATCCGAGACCCTCGAGCGGTTGGAATTCTCAAGCTAGAGCGAGGAGTGCCTGGTACTAAGGAAATGCGCGACTTCTTGAAGCCCGGCTATTCACGAGAAGAAGCAATTATGGTTGAGTACCTTGAGGAAATTGAAGGAAGAACCAAGAAACTGCCCCCAGTTCCACCAAAAGGTGCGGGAGAGATTGACAGAGCTTTCGAAAGGTATTGGGAAGGTGTGGCCTTTGGCAAAACCAAGATCGCGTCAGCAGCAAAATCTTTCTATCGGGAAGCAGAAAGAATTCGTCGGAAGCAAGGGTAA
- a CDS encoding CDP-alcohol phosphatidyltransferase family protein — MIDVALQPLQQRLLQSPAKILAHWGVKADQITLLGFLVGIMVVPALAIKAYFLALLFLLINRFADGLDGPLARQTKPTDRGAFLDISCDFLFYALFPLGFALADPVNALPAAVLITSFVGTGSSFLAYAAIAAKRGDTAMNFPQKGLYYLGGLTEGFETIILFISMCFFPVFFPQLAYFFAVACAITAVSRWYQGWKLFSED, encoded by the coding sequence ATGATTGATGTGGCCCTTCAGCCTCTTCAGCAACGGCTTCTTCAATCACCTGCGAAAATTCTAGCACATTGGGGAGTGAAGGCTGACCAGATCACACTGCTTGGCTTCTTAGTAGGAATTATGGTCGTGCCTGCCTTGGCTATTAAAGCCTATTTTCTGGCACTACTTTTTTTGTTGATCAATCGTTTTGCAGATGGGCTGGATGGGCCATTAGCTCGTCAGACGAAACCCACGGACCGAGGTGCTTTTCTAGATATCAGCTGCGATTTTCTTTTTTATGCTCTGTTCCCCTTGGGATTTGCTCTCGCTGATCCTGTCAATGCTTTACCCGCTGCGGTGTTGATTACCTCTTTCGTGGGCACTGGCTCTTCTTTCCTGGCCTATGCGGCCATTGCTGCAAAGCGCGGCGACACTGCGATGAATTTTCCTCAAAAAGGATTATACTATCTAGGCGGTCTGACGGAGGGTTTTGAGACGATCATCCTCTTCATCAGCATGTGCTTCTTTCCTGTGTTCTTTCCTCAATTGGCCTACTTTTTTGCAGTCGCCTGTGCAATCACAGCCGTATCTCGCTGGTACCAAGGTTGGAAATTGTTCTCAGAAGACTGA